From the genome of Poecilia reticulata strain Guanapo linkage group LG22, Guppy_female_1.0+MT, whole genome shotgun sequence:
GGTACTTCTAATACCGCAACAACTATGAAGGGAAAAATCCTGCACCATACttataaaatcaatcaaaatgtTACTAAAGAAGATTAGAgccagtgggggaaaaaaaaacaattctaacTTAAATTTTCTGAAATCAAAAGTCTGAATTCGGTAACACTTtttttgaaggggggtgaataaatctgtcatgacactgtcataaacatgacataacacctgtcatgaacatgaataagccttcatgaatatttatgattgtTGTCACTGTTACTGATAttaatttgttctaaaagtattactgattgcactttaaaaattaggtaactttgttattaaaggtaaagtttaaacagtaataatttcttggttaatgtcaagttgtcaaagacattttcaataatgtcaactttgtattaaaagtgtcatatttTACCGattgacactttatgacaacagtcataaatattcatgaaggcttattcatgttcatgacaggtgttatgtcatgtttatgaaagtgtcatgacagtctNACAAGTCTAATTTACGGTCAAAtactggcagctgtggttgccagaattttccCGTATGTATGCAGTAaattagagatgtttttttttttttttttttttacacaacagcATCAGTTAAATTTCACAATGTTTACATGTAACCGAATTAAGATTTTTACTACAGTAATGAAAGTAAAAGTTTACTAGTATAAGTGTTTTACAATGACAACAAACCATACGTGGgagaaaagttataaaacttGCTGAAGCTAAAATATCTGTGCACGTAAAATGGAAACAACGCATAGCAACAGTAATGCGTACATTAATCAATGCATCTGAGtcttaaagaaaaactgcaaaacggTTGTTGAAGGAGTAAGGACACTACGAGCAGAAACTGTGCCAGCTCCAATGATAGCATTGTTAGCTTGTGTTATGTGATCAGCAATAAAGCTGGTCTAAATGAGGGAtaatataaaaatcataaaaactgtAAGACGAGAGAAGGCAAAGCTGACAAGTAAATGAATTACGCCGCTCTGCCTAAAATCTCCTGCAAAATTTGACATGATCTTTCCCTGTGTTgcagattttgaaaaaacttcCACTTAGTCGGTGGAGTCAAATGCAGTTTACCTGAACTTCAgtatttgaagtaaaaataataataaaaatgttccacCTAAATTGGTGCTTGAGGGTTGTAGTTTTCCAAGGGCAGATATAATGTGAATTGAAGTTGAAATGGAAATTTTTTGAGTAACATTCCAGAGTTTCTACTCTCTTGCAACATATGGGAGCAAAGTTCACGAGCATCTCTCAAATCTTTCTAAGAGACCTATTGCCTTACTGCTTGCTAGAAAAGGACACACCTCACAGAAGATTGCAACACAATGAGTGGGTGGAGCGAATAATGTCTGCTCCACCCTCCGGATCAAACAAGGGACATAAAGCACGTTTCTGTTTAACGgaaaattttgaaattgttcTAAAGCATCttattaactgaaataaaatgttatttcacaATAATATTGAAATCTTTGGAACAACAGGGTAAATGCTGATCATtatcagatgaaaaacagactgttttttttttatgtcaagtCAGCTctaaatgtatgtttattattcaacaaaaaaaaactttcaggaTATCTTTGGACATTTTCGGACTTCAcacaagctttaaaaaaatgtgttatgcaGTATCTGTCAGAAGAAAACACTATTTTGTACTTCAAAAGTGTGACCTTTAAGGCATGTATTTCTATCACTTTATCTTTCTGCagtatatggaaaaaaaatctgaaaatgtaagctttcaatatttcattttctgtatggaaaaaaacaataaaagcatttctaTTGTACTTCACTAGCTTTACTTAGGTTTACTTGTCATAAATGTAATGATACACTTAATAgtattaattttacttttacttttattcttttgctgttatatttcaagtgtatatttctattgttttgATGATTATTGAAACCCAGAGTAAGACTGCTGGAAAATGACACCAGCATCTCAGCAGCACTTCGTGTTTCCCATCAGCAGAAGGAGACATGGAGTACTTTAAAGTTTGCTGGTAGATATCTAGGCtgactttggacttgataaaacacagtgaaccAACATTAAAAGACTGAAATTGTGTGGTTTGTGTGATTCTCTGCTCTTCTTCCAGAATCTGGAAAATGCACCTTTATCTAAAAAGCAGGATGCTTCTGATGCTGTGAAGGTTGTAGCTTATGAGTTAATTATACCTCTAAGTAGCTCTTGAAACTCACTCACCTAATAAATATTCCCCAAAGACTTCAGTGGGCTTGACCACACATTAACTGTTACCTGTGCACTTTTTTTGAaccacacattttccttccacttaactttcaaTGAATTTACTTGGATAGACCTTCAGAAATTACCTAAGGTGCCTTAGCCTCGTTATGGAAGCTGTCACAGGATAACTGTTAGTCTTCCATTTGATTGTCTATCTAGGCAATAAAACGCCCATACCATAACATCTCtatcaaaaatcatttttttattgatcttatttaatatttaacatttcttagaaaaataattttcgATTTAAGGTATTATTGCCGtaataaaaagtgcaaaaaaagagaaaaaaagacaacatatATTATTACGTCAACATAATAAACGAGTCTAAATTTTTAATGAACGACTGAACTCAAttaaatttgagattttatttttaatttgtggagGCACAGCATTGATACTGATTGATAGAGATCCTCATAGTGTTGACTGGTAACTGGACTCTTATAAAAACGAACTGTCTAGTACTGCTAATGTGTAACGAATATGTAAAGTTTACGAGAAATATATTATGCTAAACCAAAGATGAGAGTTTTTAGCTTGCCACGCGCTCAGTCAGGGAGGAGCGTTGCCTCCACTACATCGGCGCTGCCCGGTGTTCACGGCTCGCCTACATCACTCCTCCTCTGGTTGAAACTCCACGCACGCTGCGAAGTGATTCTCATCTTTTGGTGTAAGCGACACAGAAGGTAAGCTAAGCAGACTTTTAATAGCATGTTTCGACAGTAACTGCTCATTAAGCAACGTGATGGATAGTGGTATATAGCATAGCTTTGATAATAGGTGGGATTCGTAATCGGCGGTGCTCCAGCAGTGATTTGTGCGAATGAAATGAGAGGGCGCTGCTTTAGCTAGCATCTGCAGCCAGGGGGGATGTGCAACCCCGGCGAGAAAGCTAGCAGGAGTAATTGTGAGATTGAAGTTTCTAGTTTATACTCCCTTGTCTAAATTACCACGTCGTTAATGGGTTTCCTAGCGGTGCTCTGGCtaattttatcatttgtttgTACTACTGAGAAAAGACTAATGTAATGGCCATTGTTCAAATGAACAGTGACTACAATAAAACGGAGCAATTGGGATATTGTTGTACAATGGCCTGAGAGCCCAACACAGTCTTGGTTGCCCCTCCTGATTGggagaaataaaagctgaaatttcCCTTGACTGCAACGTGTTTATATCATCCTGAAGTCCAGCTTTAAACTGACGTTGTTCTAGATGACGAACATGCTAGTTTGAGCAATCAAGGAGAAGAAAAGTGACTTGACAACAGTGTGACAAACTGTCACAACGCCCTCCACAAGAATGCTGATCAGACCAATTAtgaaaagttaagtggaaggaaacaaGTTGGGTAGGTGCACAGTGATAGGGGTTTTGAAGCAAGTCCCATTCGAGATTTTTGGGGGAGATTTGCAAGGTGTAGGATGCAGCAAGAGTTGGTGTaccatttgaagaaaaaaaattaaatgattaagaTCATGTGGCTTGCATGAGGGAGGGGGGTGTTTGATGTGTTCCTCCATGTTGCTTTTATCCAATTTCCTGTGTTTAACACAGTCTCATCCACATTTACTAAAACAGAAATTGTTACTGACATATTTAGTGGATTTCTGATGTTGCATAGCTTTCTATATGTgtgaaatattcataaagatgaggtttttttttaatcccttgTTGTTAGATGTAAAGAAAGATACTAACTTCTTTTCCTTGGTGCGTTGAGCAGCCCCCGGCCCACTATGGCAGATGATGACTTCTCCACCGCAGATGCTGGGGCCTCGGCTACATTCCCCATTCAGTGCTCTGCACTGAGGAAGAACGGCTTCGTTATGCTGAAAGGACGTCCCTGTAAGATAGTTGAGATGTCTACCTCCAAGACCGGGAAGCATGGGCATGCCAAGGTTAAACCTTTCTCCTCCATTGGCTTCAGAGTGAAACcaattttttctatttatttccattttattttatccttgTTTGTTCTCGGAATGTAATGTAAGACCCAGGtctatttctttaaacttttttctggAAGTCATATTTTAGTAAAGATGAGTTTTACTCTTAGGTGCATCTTACCGGAATCGACATTTTTACTGCGAAGAAGTATGAAGATATCTGCCCCTCCACACATAACATGGATGTACCAAATGTGATAAGAAAGGACTATCAGGTGAGATAGCCCTTCTTTGCGGTATTTATGAAATGTTTGTATAAACCAGAAGTAGTTGCATCAGTCGAAGCGACATTAAATTCCAGTACCTCTCCTCCAAATTAACACAGGCTCTCTGCATAATTTATTATAAACATCAGATCCTCGTGGAAATATGACGTAGACAAAGCTTCATTATCTTTAATGTTGGGCCAATAGATCGAGCTTGATGTGTTGTTATATCAGTGACACAATATGGATATCGTTATCAGTTTATCTCATCAGAACATGTTTGCCATATTGCTGAGAAAACTTTTTGAGAACTTTGAAAACCAGATTCCTCTTCTTCCACCTCCCAGTTATCTTCTTACGTCTGTTTTTGCGAATTTTGTAACTTGGAACTGCCGAAAATTAACCCCCAGATATATCGgccagttttatttcatttgtgcTCTCTGTTTTCTCGGGCCCTCTGCCTGGCGGCACATTTTAGGTACTTGATATCATAGACGGCTTCCTGACGCTGATGGAAGACAACGGAGAGACCAGAGAGGATCTCAGGCTGCCAGACGGAGACATGGGCaaagaaattgtgaaaaaactAGAGAGTGGAGATCAGTTTCTGGTaaaatttcttctttgttttttttttttgtagctaaTTAGGATCTGCAGCAGTCAGAGGTTAACATACACTCGTCATCAGCACGGATGTCACATTAGCGCGGAGCTTTTGTCGAATGGTTCTGCAGAACTGAAATGAAATCTCAACCTTGCTCAAAATGTGTGGACTAGATACAAACGTCCGTCTCCATCATGAAAGTTTGTACGTTTCTAAATGTCACTGTAAAATGTTCTTCTTGAGTAATAAAGTGGTTCTGGGTTGGCTTCTCAAAAATGATACGCAGCAGAAAAGCCGCGAGAAAGTGAAGCGACGTTTGCGGAATTCTCTCCTTAAaactgtgattgttttttttttttcttctcaggtGACTGTGTGGAGAGCTGTGGCTGAGGAGGCCGTGGTCGGCATTAAGAACATGACTCCCATTTAGACCATGGCGACAGCGGAGACCTGGTATTCTTGTCTCCCTCTGTGGTTTTAAAGCTTCACCAAAGCTACTGGCCTTCACCACACATCTCAACCGGCGTCCGACTTCGTTCCTCCGCTCTCCTGCTGTAAGCTGAAATAGTGGAAACTGGACCCCGTCAGCTTCAGCTGCACTTCACACCAATTGCTTTCATAGCACCACTGCGTAGCACATGCCAGGTACTAATAGGAGGAGCCTTTGACCATGCTCCACAAAATCATATCATTCCTACTCGGGCGCGTTATTCGCACGCCAGCTAAATATCTTcagtttcagttaaaaaataaaataaaaaatctcatcaGCTGTATTGCAGCTCCTCTCAGACGAAAATCTGTCTCTGTTTTCACTTTGCATAAACTCCGCATTAGTCCACTGACTTGGGTTCTACCTTTCCACACAGTTGACGCCCCCCCCCCGGCGCTCACGTTCACACGGCTCGCGCTTCAGCACCTGTGGGTTTTTATGTAGATCACagagtttctttcttcttctccactCGCACTGCAGATCTGCAGGCAGGTTTTCTACTGCACGTAACCCAAGGTCCCAAGGTCAGTGGGTTTTCCAGCTGACAACTGTGCTGTCTCAGCAGCCCCAAACAGTGCTGGAGCAGACGGAGGTAGGCAGGGTGAGGCAGTTTTCTTCCTCTCTACGCTATgaaacttaatgtttttgtttgtttgtttttttatcacttgAGGCCTTCACAAGCTGGCAAACATATGGAAACATAACAAATTGCTGTTAAAATTACACAGAAATGTTAGCAAATCTTTCCTAAAGCAAACTGCATCAGCAGAAGATGAGATCGAAatgtgtagcaaaaaaaaaagaggaaatgacgTTTTTAGACTTGCATGATGCATCCATAGTTAAGCGCAAGCGAAGGAATATAACGTCGCTGCTTGGCGACACTATATTCGTAGGAAACACTTTAGAGAGTTTGTGTGCAGAGTTTGCACTCTTACTATATGACTGCACAGAGACTCTCCTggatttatataaaaataatgctagtttttttttcttttttctttttttttttaattataccGTTAAGGGTGACAGTAGATAAACGCAGGACATTTGAGTCTCCTGCTGAACAGTGCTTTGGagatatttaaagctttttcacattacaacctcAAGGTTtagtatgtttttgttgttgttttttggacaGAGTGAGTGGACTTTTGCGAGGTGCTGGATCCGTTTGGGTGCAAGAGAACCTGCTTTTACCCCTACCTCCTGATGgaaaccccaaaataaaactatCTTCTAATTGTATTGATGATATCTTGGAAGCAGTGTAGCCTAGGGGTTAGCTTTAGTTGTTGTTTACAGTGATTTACTGATGGAAGCATGAAAACGTTTCGAAGGAGTTTGTCTCCATCGCTCGCATGTGTTCAGAAGAGACAGATTGCTGCCAAGAGTGAGACGTGGGAATGACGCGTTTACATCCAGAGAACGTTCTCCTGCTGCACGAGAAGGAATAAAAGCAATACTTTGAGgtacttttaaagttttccacCATTAACGCCGTTTTTAAATCctctttaaaagttttgaggTAACTGCTTTCTGTAGCAGAATCCCTCCATCCCTTAGAACGGGtgaggaaaatgtttacatgACGCTTATTGACATCAGCTCACTGCTCAAAAGTTGAtcataaatagatttatttattttttaatttgtgtaaagATGCAGATTGTAATGGGGCATTTGAAGGtattctgttcagtttttgtaCAACAGCAGCCGGTCTGTTACTTTTGTCTGGGCTTCAGGCATCCtaacatatttgatttttagtctagtttttctttttttattccaccaAAATAGTTTgctatatatgtatttttttttatttgggatCACTCTAGGTTAGTTTCTTTACTTGCATAACATTCTATAAGGAATCAGTTGtttaaaaagtggcttttagTTGGAAGCACCAGTTtgatatttgtaaataaatcagaGAAGTTATGTCTATGAGCCCTCATTCTAAACTTTGCAAGACGAATAACTTGTACAGATGTTAATTAAGCACTGTCTAGCACTTTGCTGTGtccgattttattttatttatttgttctttgtgCGTACGTGTGcctgtacaaaaataaaagttttgcctctttaaaaatgtattacaaaTTCCTAACATCGAAGTAACTTCTATTCTCATGTCTTCAACACATTTGTGCTCATCTGTGTATATGTAAGGAagtagatttttgtttgtttcattgctTTCATTTAGTCTCTTTTACCAGACGGTTCCATCATTCAGCCGTAAAGACAAGCGTCTCGTTAAGCTGCCTCCAAGTAACTAAAAAGCCAATCTGGACTTCCAGGAGTTAAGCTAACTTTGTGAATCATCTAGAACACTGCatcaaatgtttgtcttttagttGATAAAGCACAAAGGCGGCATACAACATcctataaaaaaatgtgactatTATTTGTTTAcgcatttttttaacaaccaaGACAGAAGACGCAGttcctacagaaaaaaaacaaaagctccttcagatcattcattcattctgatTAACAGGTATTGCTATTCAAATTTAAGGTCCCCAACATGGAATggaatgttttctatttaaagcACTCGGCGTGTCAGAAAAGCCTGCATGAACATCACGACATGAACACGGCGGTGTTACACGTCTTGCGTGTGACTCGGGTGAAAGCTGCGAGTTGCAAACCAAGGCTTTTGGGTAATCGCAGAGCGCGCTGTAAAAGGACACGAGTCCTGCAATCCTGACTGATTGAGTTGCAGATTATTTTGCTTTGGATAGGGCTACTTCTATTTGTCAAAGCAAACCTGGTTCATATGTGTGTTTTGATCATAACATGCTGTATCTGACAGTGGAGAATAGGCAACCTGTGCTGGTGTGTTATAAATGTTTGCCGTTTCCAGTGGGGGAAAATGGCCATTTGCCTGCTTTGGAAAATAATATTTGGATACCTATTTTCTCTATTCTGACTAATGTTTGGCTGCTGTCCTGAGAATactctctttttgttgttttgcaaaataaagttcATTCAGATGTCCCAGTCTTTGCTTCACTGACACattatttaatttggttttatcaCAACAGAGTTGCTCTCCATTCACCTCACTTCAAAATAACTCCACCGTCAACGAGATATCTggcattttataaattaaattgaatttgtaTGGAAGTATGGATTCAGTCCAG
Proteins encoded in this window:
- the LOC103458413 gene encoding eukaryotic translation initiation factor 5A-1-like; protein product: MADDDFSTADAGASATFPIQCSALRKNGFVMLKGRPCKIVEMSTSKTGKHGHAKVHLTGIDIFTAKKYEDICPSTHNMDVPNVIRKDYQVLDIIDGFLTLMEDNGETREDLRLPDGDMGKEIVKKLESGDQFLVTVWRAVAEEAVVGIKNMTPI